A single window of Halobacillus naozhouensis DNA harbors:
- a CDS encoding aspartate aminotransferase family protein — translation MHQTKNEALSEFLRRTPKSKEFSAAAKHVMPGGVTANIKAFDPYPVIMDKGAGAQLYDIDGNQYVDYLLSYGALMLGHGHPAITNAIQSQMEANGTVLFGTPHRLEVEMGRKIMQHYPSMEKVRYTNSGTEATLLAIRMAHAYSGKHKIAKFEGHYHGGYDQVLLSVNPSLDNAGPATEPASVIESKGVDPYHQQHTVVLPFNDLDATAEILRKKKDDIAAVILEPIQSGFIPADQSFMKGLREVTEELGILLIFDEVKTGFRVGLGGAQAVYGTTPDLTTLGKVIGGGFPVGIVGGKQDVLMTSAPTSNSDVFDSSHSKSSQAKDVLFHSGTYNGHPTILAAGLATINVLEQEMDHVVTMTNKLKKGLSELFGKHGISMQTIGLGSIFNVVITDKETIGNHRDFQQANFSMRKELDFLLLNEGIYTKPLNRYSLSTVHGEKEIQDTLAAYEQALSKLT, via the coding sequence ATGCATCAAACAAAAAACGAAGCGTTGTCCGAATTCCTAAGAAGAACACCCAAATCCAAGGAATTCTCAGCAGCAGCCAAACACGTTATGCCCGGCGGGGTCACGGCTAATATTAAAGCCTTTGATCCTTATCCGGTTATTATGGATAAAGGAGCTGGCGCGCAACTATATGATATCGATGGCAATCAATATGTGGATTACCTCCTCTCCTACGGTGCCCTGATGCTTGGACACGGACATCCAGCCATAACCAATGCCATCCAGTCCCAGATGGAGGCCAATGGAACAGTTTTATTTGGAACTCCACACCGACTCGAGGTGGAAATGGGGAGAAAAATCATGCAGCACTATCCGAGTATGGAGAAAGTTCGTTACACAAACTCAGGTACAGAAGCGACCCTTTTAGCCATCCGTATGGCACATGCTTACTCAGGCAAGCATAAAATCGCCAAGTTTGAAGGTCATTACCACGGAGGTTACGACCAGGTCCTCTTAAGTGTTAATCCTTCACTCGACAACGCCGGCCCCGCTACGGAGCCGGCATCCGTCATCGAATCAAAAGGAGTCGATCCGTATCACCAGCAACACACTGTTGTGCTGCCATTTAATGACCTCGATGCCACGGCAGAGATTTTGAGGAAAAAGAAAGATGATATCGCAGCGGTGATCCTGGAGCCTATTCAAAGCGGGTTTATTCCAGCTGATCAATCCTTTATGAAAGGACTCCGAGAGGTCACAGAAGAGCTCGGCATTCTGCTAATTTTTGATGAAGTCAAGACAGGGTTTCGTGTTGGGCTCGGCGGTGCCCAAGCCGTTTATGGAACCACCCCTGATCTTACTACATTAGGAAAAGTAATTGGCGGTGGTTTTCCTGTGGGGATTGTGGGAGGAAAGCAGGACGTACTCATGACGAGTGCTCCTACTTCCAATTCGGATGTGTTCGACTCAAGCCACAGTAAATCATCCCAAGCAAAAGACGTCCTGTTTCATAGCGGCACATACAACGGCCATCCAACTATTCTCGCCGCCGGACTCGCCACCATTAACGTACTTGAACAGGAAATGGACCATGTCGTGACCATGACCAATAAGTTAAAGAAAGGCCTCAGCGAGCTGTTTGGGAAACACGGAATTTCCATGCAGACAATTGGCCTCGGTTCTATTTTCAATGTAGTGATCACCGATAAGGAAACGATAGGGAATCACCGTGATTTTCAACAGGCGAATTTTTCTATGAGAAAAGAATTAGATTTTCTTCTGTTAAATGAAGGCATTTATACGAAGCCGTTAAACCGTTACAGTTTATCAACGGTTCACGGGGAAAAGGAAATACAAGACACACTCGCAGCTTATGAACAAGCCTTATCAAAACTCACCTGA
- a CDS encoding MurR/RpiR family transcriptional regulator — translation MEHNVYQLMAEKMPLMSKSQKKIASYVLERTSTVPFLNVAKLAAEAEVSEATVVRFAVFLGYSGYPELQQAMQHAVKQQLSTTERLKMSSEMGEGREQAVYDLFHSDQENIRLTMEQLDVTAFFRAVEALLEARNIYISANRSAASLGVFLQYYLSVMLGNAERVGTVENSAEQLYKLGEGDVVFAISYSRYTRSTINMASYAKQQGATTIALTDSLLSPLIPNADIALTASSQLPSFIDSFVAPFSVVNALVAAIGKERMAEVEERLGKFEDIWDELDIFYKEERKT, via the coding sequence ATGGAACACAATGTTTATCAGCTCATGGCTGAAAAAATGCCGCTCATGAGTAAATCACAAAAGAAAATAGCGTCCTATGTATTGGAGCGAACCAGTACCGTTCCATTTCTAAATGTAGCTAAACTGGCGGCGGAGGCTGAAGTAAGTGAGGCAACGGTTGTACGGTTTGCTGTTTTTTTAGGGTACTCCGGCTACCCAGAACTTCAGCAGGCTATGCAGCATGCTGTTAAGCAACAATTGTCCACGACAGAAAGACTGAAGATGTCTTCGGAAATGGGGGAGGGAAGAGAGCAGGCGGTCTATGATCTGTTTCATAGTGACCAGGAAAATATTCGCTTAACAATGGAACAGTTAGATGTAACAGCCTTTTTCCGGGCTGTTGAGGCATTACTTGAGGCAAGGAACATTTATATTTCTGCCAATCGAAGTGCCGCTTCACTCGGTGTATTTCTTCAATACTATCTCAGTGTCATGTTAGGCAACGCTGAAAGAGTCGGGACGGTTGAAAATAGTGCGGAACAGTTGTACAAACTTGGGGAAGGAGACGTGGTATTTGCGATTAGTTACTCACGTTATACACGAAGTACGATCAACATGGCATCCTATGCAAAGCAGCAGGGCGCCACAACGATTGCCCTTACTGATTCCTTATTGTCCCCGCTCATCCCGAATGCGGACATAGCGTTGACGGCTTCAAGCCAGCTTCCGTCGTTTATTGATTCATTCGTTGCCCCATTTAGTGTAGTCAATGCGCTGGTGGCAGCGATTGGGAAGGAAAGAATGGCTGAAGTAGAGGAGCGTCTTGGGAAATTTGAAGACATCTGGGATGAGCTGGATATTTTTTATAAGGAAGAGAGAAAAACATAA